A single Streptomyces mirabilis DNA region contains:
- a CDS encoding flavin monoamine oxidase family protein — protein sequence MLATMGALGLAPTAEAAQREQPFRAPQPGDFTLTGRGAAKVVVVGGGIAGLASAYELGKAGYDCTVLEARGRTGGRNFTVRGGDTTTDLLGNTQTARFSDGQYMNCGPARIPQWMVTLDYCRELGVPIEVFTNVNADAYLFNESTGMKKPVRYRTAKADVYGYVSELLAKATDKGALDKEMTATDQEKLVEFLKDWGELGDKLTYEGGERRGYTTVPAAAGTPGALLGDVPSASDVLASGVGRYFSFEFGFDQAMLMFQPVGGMDQIPRALTKAIGAHRIRTGAVVSKITDKGNGVSVTYTQSGRTKVIDADYCVGALPPNILAKIPHNLGSGVQSALEAITPSSAAKIGLEYRSRWWELDHHIYGGITETDQDVTHIWHPSYGFHGARGVMIGYYNYDGDADSYAALTPKEREKRAVAAGVKIYGEKYRTELASSFSHHWRQTPHLEAAWHNTPGGPDDVRYKPLNEPTGRVYFAGDWLSYTDAWQHGAFTSARKAVTALHTRVLSA from the coding sequence ATGCTCGCCACCATGGGTGCCCTCGGCCTCGCGCCCACGGCCGAGGCCGCCCAGCGCGAACAGCCCTTCCGCGCCCCGCAGCCGGGCGACTTCACCCTCACCGGCCGCGGCGCCGCCAAGGTGGTCGTCGTCGGCGGCGGCATCGCAGGCCTGGCCTCCGCGTACGAACTCGGCAAAGCGGGCTACGACTGTACGGTCCTGGAGGCCAGAGGCCGCACCGGCGGCCGCAACTTCACGGTCCGCGGCGGCGACACCACCACCGACCTCCTCGGCAACACGCAGACGGCCCGCTTCAGCGACGGCCAGTACATGAACTGCGGCCCCGCCCGCATCCCCCAGTGGATGGTCACCCTCGACTACTGCCGCGAACTCGGTGTCCCCATCGAGGTGTTCACCAACGTCAACGCGGACGCGTACCTCTTCAACGAGTCCACCGGGATGAAGAAGCCCGTGCGGTACCGCACCGCGAAGGCCGATGTGTACGGCTATGTCTCCGAGTTGCTCGCCAAGGCCACCGACAAGGGAGCCCTGGACAAGGAGATGACCGCCACCGACCAGGAGAAGCTCGTCGAGTTCCTCAAGGACTGGGGGGAGCTGGGCGACAAGCTGACGTACGAGGGCGGCGAGCGCCGCGGATACACGACCGTCCCGGCCGCAGCGGGCACCCCCGGAGCGCTCCTCGGTGACGTTCCGTCTGCCTCCGACGTCCTCGCGTCCGGTGTCGGCCGCTACTTCTCCTTCGAGTTCGGCTTCGACCAGGCGATGTTGATGTTCCAGCCGGTGGGCGGCATGGATCAGATACCGCGCGCGCTCACCAAGGCGATAGGCGCCCACCGCATCCGTACAGGGGCCGTGGTCTCCAAAATCACCGACAAGGGGAACGGCGTTTCGGTCACCTACACCCAGTCAGGCCGTACGAAGGTGATCGACGCCGACTACTGCGTCGGCGCCCTCCCGCCCAACATCCTCGCCAAGATCCCGCACAACCTCGGCTCCGGGGTGCAGAGCGCCCTGGAGGCGATCACTCCCTCGTCGGCGGCGAAGATCGGTCTCGAATACCGTTCCCGCTGGTGGGAGCTCGATCACCACATCTACGGCGGTATCACCGAGACCGACCAGGACGTCACGCACATCTGGCACCCCTCGTACGGCTTCCACGGCGCGCGCGGCGTGATGATCGGCTACTACAACTACGACGGCGACGCCGACTCGTACGCCGCACTCACCCCCAAGGAGCGCGAGAAGCGCGCCGTGGCCGCCGGCGTGAAGATCTACGGCGAGAAGTACCGCACCGAACTCGCGTCCTCCTTCTCGCACCACTGGCGCCAGACACCGCATCTGGAGGCCGCCTGGCACAACACCCCAGGCGGTCCCGACGACGTCCGCTACAAACCGCTGAACGAGCCCACGGGGCGCGTCTACTTCGCGGGCGACTGGCTCAGCTACACCGACGCCTGGCAGCACGGCGCGTTCACCTCCGCCCGCAAGGCGGTCACCGCGCTGCACACACGCGTGCTGTCGGCGTAG
- the rpsA gene encoding 30S ribosomal protein S1: MTSSTETTATTPQVAVNDIGNEEAFLAAIDETIKYFNDGDIVDGVIVKVDRDEVLLDIGYKTEGVIPSRELSIKHDVDPNEVVAVGDEIEALVLQKEDKEGRLILSKKRAQYERAWGTIEKIKEEDGIVTGTVIEVVKGGLILDIGLRGFLPASLVEMRRVRDLQPYVGKELEAKIIELDKNRNNVVLSRRAWLEQTQSEVRQTFLTTLQKGQVRSGVVSSIVNFGAFVDLGGVDGLVHVSELSWKHIDHPSEVVEVGQEVTVEVLDVDMDRERVSLSLKATQEDPWQQFARTHQIGQVVPGKVTKLVPFGAFVRVDEGIEGLVHISELAERHVEIPEQVVQVNDEIFVKVIDIDLERRRISLSLKQANESFGADPASVEFDPTLYGMAASYDDQGNYIYPEGFDPETNDWLEGYETQREAWEHQYAEAQSRFEQHQAQVIKSREADAQAEAEGATSTGAAPAASGGGSYSSESDDTSGALASDEALAALREKLAGGQS, translated from the coding sequence ATGACGAGCAGCACCGAGACCACCGCCACCACTCCGCAGGTTGCGGTCAACGACATCGGTAACGAGGAAGCCTTCCTCGCCGCGATCGACGAGACGATCAAGTACTTCAACGACGGCGACATCGTCGACGGCGTCATCGTGAAGGTCGACCGGGACGAGGTCCTGCTCGACATCGGTTACAAGACCGAAGGTGTCATCCCGAGCCGCGAGCTCTCGATCAAGCACGACGTCGACCCGAACGAGGTCGTCGCCGTCGGTGACGAGATCGAAGCCCTTGTTCTCCAGAAGGAGGACAAGGAAGGCCGCCTGATCCTCTCGAAGAAGCGCGCCCAGTACGAGCGCGCCTGGGGCACCATCGAGAAGATCAAGGAAGAGGACGGCATCGTCACCGGTACCGTCATCGAGGTCGTCAAGGGTGGTCTCATCCTCGACATCGGCCTCCGTGGCTTCCTGCCGGCTTCTCTCGTCGAGATGCGCCGTGTCCGCGACCTCCAGCCCTACGTGGGCAAGGAGCTCGAGGCCAAGATCATCGAGCTGGACAAGAACCGCAACAACGTGGTCCTGTCCCGCCGTGCCTGGCTGGAGCAGACCCAGTCCGAGGTTCGCCAGACGTTCCTCACCACCCTGCAGAAGGGTCAGGTCCGCTCCGGCGTCGTCTCCTCGATCGTCAACTTCGGTGCCTTCGTGGACCTGGGTGGCGTCGACGGTCTCGTGCACGTCTCCGAGCTCTCCTGGAAGCACATCGACCACCCCTCCGAGGTTGTCGAGGTCGGCCAGGAAGTCACCGTCGAGGTCCTCGACGTCGACATGGACCGCGAGCGCGTCTCCCTGTCGCTCAAGGCGACGCAGGAAGACCCGTGGCAGCAGTTCGCCCGTACGCACCAGATCGGTCAGGTCGTCCCGGGTAAGGTCACGAAGCTCGTTCCGTTCGGTGCGTTCGTCCGTGTGGACGAGGGCATCGAGGGCCTGGTCCACATCTCCGAGCTGGCCGAGCGCCACGTGGAGATCCCGGAGCAGGTCGTCCAGGTCAACGACGAGATCTTCGTCAAGGTCATCGACATCGACCTCGAGCGCCGCCGCATCAGCCTCTCGCTGAAGCAGGCCAACGAGTCCTTCGGTGCCGACCCGGCCTCGGTCGAGTTCGACCCGACCCTGTACGGCATGGCCGCGTCCTACGACGACCAGGGCAACTACATCTACCCCGAGGGCTTCGACCCCGAGACCAACGACTGGCTCGAGGGCTACGAGACCCAGCGCGAGGCGTGGGAGCACCAGTACGCCGAGGCGCAGTCGCGCTTCGAGCAGCACCAGGCTCAGGTCATCAAGTCCCGCGAGGCCGACGCCCAGGCCGAGGCCGAGGGTGCCACCTCCACGGGTGCGGCTCCGGCCGCCTCCGGTGGCGGTTCGTACTCCTCGGAGTCGGACGACACCTCCGGCGCCCTGGCGTCGGACGAGGCCCTGGCTGCCCTCCGCGAGAAGCTCGCCGGCGGCCAGAGCTGA
- the coaE gene encoding dephospho-CoA kinase: protein MLKVGLTGGIGAGKSEVSRLLVRLGAVLIDADLIAREVVAPGTPGLAAVVDAFGPDVLAPDGGLDRPKLGSIVFTDPEKLAVLNSIVHPLVGARSRELESAAAEDAVVIHDVPLLAENALGPLYDLVVVVDASPETQLDRLVRLRGMAEEDARARMAAQATREKRLGIADVVIDNDVPLEELEGRVREVWADLVRRAYARKE from the coding sequence ATGCTGAAGGTTGGCCTGACCGGCGGTATCGGCGCCGGCAAGAGCGAGGTGTCGAGGCTGCTCGTGCGGCTCGGCGCGGTGCTGATCGACGCGGACCTGATCGCGCGGGAGGTCGTCGCGCCCGGAACTCCCGGCCTCGCGGCCGTCGTCGACGCGTTCGGGCCGGACGTGCTCGCACCCGACGGTGGTCTGGACCGTCCCAAGCTGGGCTCGATCGTCTTCACCGACCCCGAGAAACTCGCCGTCCTGAACTCGATCGTGCACCCCCTGGTGGGCGCCCGCTCCCGCGAGCTGGAGAGCGCGGCGGCCGAGGACGCCGTCGTGATCCACGACGTCCCGCTGCTCGCCGAGAACGCCCTCGGACCGCTGTACGACCTCGTGGTCGTCGTCGACGCCAGCCCCGAGACCCAGCTCGACCGTCTCGTGCGGCTGCGCGGCATGGCCGAGGAGGACGCCCGCGCCCGCATGGCCGCCCAGGCCACCCGAGAGAAGCGGCTGGGGATCGCGGACGTCGTCATCGACAACGACGTCCCCCTGGAAGAGCTCGAGGGGCGCGTACGGGAGGTTTGGGCCGATCTGGTCCGCCGGGCGTACGCCCGCAAGGAATAG
- a CDS encoding tetratricopeptide repeat protein produces the protein MPETSGSTGRTPETHVIDFRAAEQLLAARDPRGAVKLLDPVIAAHPENTAARLLRARAFFAAAQLRPAELEFTIVLEREPDNAFAHFALARTYERQLRPDQAKRHFRLAAALDPKPQYLEAARFDS, from the coding sequence GTGCCCGAGACCAGCGGATCGACCGGACGTACTCCGGAGACGCATGTCATCGACTTCCGTGCCGCCGAGCAACTGCTCGCCGCGCGGGACCCGCGGGGCGCGGTGAAGCTGCTCGACCCAGTGATCGCCGCGCACCCGGAGAACACCGCCGCCCGACTGCTGCGCGCGCGTGCCTTCTTCGCCGCCGCGCAACTGCGGCCCGCCGAGCTGGAGTTCACCATCGTCCTGGAGCGCGAGCCGGACAACGCGTTCGCGCATTTCGCGCTCGCCCGCACCTATGAGCGCCAGCTCCGTCCCGACCAGGCGAAGCGGCACTTCAGGCTGGCGGCGGCGCTCGACCCGAAGCCCCAGTACCTGGAAGCGGCGCGCTTCGACTCGTGA
- a CDS encoding class I SAM-dependent methyltransferase — MREGAHPGRIAAYPAQNQSHEATQAVDSPCRDTPETGWTSPQTNTREPIIQEPHIQEPEHSEVREPEPAEPEATRRDAGVTESSRANRGWWDRNADDYQVEHGTFLGDDRFVWGPEGLDEVEAELLGPPEDLKGKDILEIGAGAAQCSRWLAAQGARPVALDLSHRQLQHALRIGGRVPLVEADAGALPFADGSFDLACSAYGALPFVADPVRVLKEVHRVLRPGGRFVFSVTHPIRWAFPDEPGPEGLSVSSSYFDRTPYVEQDEEGRAVYVEHHRTVGDRVRDVVAGGFRLIDLVEPQWPAWNTQEWGGWSPLRGNLIPGTAIFVCVRD; from the coding sequence ATGCGCGAAGGCGCACACCCGGGGCGGATCGCCGCATACCCGGCACAAAACCAGTCTCACGAGGCCACGCAGGCCGTAGACAGCCCCTGCCGTGACACGCCCGAGACCGGTTGGACGAGCCCGCAGACTAATACGAGGGAGCCGATCATCCAAGAGCCCCACATCCAAGAACCGGAACACTCCGAGGTCCGGGAGCCCGAACCCGCCGAGCCGGAGGCGACCCGGCGCGACGCGGGCGTCACGGAGAGCTCCCGCGCCAACCGCGGCTGGTGGGACCGGAACGCGGACGACTACCAGGTGGAACACGGCACGTTCCTCGGGGACGACCGTTTCGTATGGGGCCCCGAGGGCCTCGACGAGGTGGAGGCCGAGCTGCTCGGCCCGCCGGAGGACCTCAAGGGCAAGGACATCCTGGAGATCGGCGCCGGCGCGGCCCAGTGCTCGCGCTGGCTGGCCGCCCAGGGGGCCCGTCCGGTCGCCCTGGACCTCTCCCACCGCCAGCTTCAGCACGCGCTGCGCATAGGCGGCCGGGTGCCCCTCGTGGAGGCCGACGCGGGCGCGCTGCCCTTCGCGGACGGCTCCTTCGACCTCGCGTGCTCGGCGTACGGCGCGTTGCCGTTCGTCGCCGACCCGGTGCGTGTCCTGAAGGAGGTCCACCGGGTGCTGCGCCCCGGCGGCCGCTTCGTCTTCTCCGTGACACACCCGATCCGCTGGGCCTTCCCGGACGAGCCCGGTCCCGAGGGTCTGTCCGTCTCGTCCTCCTACTTCGACCGCACTCCCTACGTCGAGCAGGACGAGGAGGGCCGCGCGGTGTACGTCGAGCACCACAGGACGGTCGGCGACCGGGTGCGCGACGTGGTGGCCGGGGGCTTCCGGCTGATCGACCTGGTCGAGCCGCAGTGGCCCGCCTGGAACACCCAGGAGTGGGGCGGCTGGTCCCCGCTGCGCGGGAACCTGATCCCCGGTACGGCGATCTTCGTGTGCGTACGAGACTGA
- a CDS encoding PAC2 family protein produces MLDPQGLYAWEPKGLAVVDMALAQESAGLVMLYHFDGYIDAGETGDQIVDRVLDSLPHQVVARFDHDRLVDYRARRPLLTFKRDRWTDYEEPTLEVRLVQDATGAPFLLLSGPEPDVEWERFAAAVQQIVERLSVRLSVNFHGIPMGVPHTRPVGLTPHGNRTDLVPGHRSPFDEAQVPGSAESLVEYRLMEAGHDVLGVAAHVPHYIARSPYPDAALTVLEGITGATGLVLPAIAHSLRTEAHRTQTEIDRQIQEGDEELVALVQGLEHQYDAAAGAETRGNMLAEPVDIPSADEIGLEFERFLAEREGDA; encoded by the coding sequence GTGCTTGATCCGCAGGGTTTGTACGCATGGGAGCCGAAGGGCCTGGCCGTGGTGGACATGGCACTCGCCCAGGAGTCGGCCGGTCTGGTCATGCTCTACCACTTCGACGGATACATCGACGCGGGCGAAACGGGCGACCAGATCGTCGACCGTGTCCTCGACTCGCTGCCCCACCAGGTCGTGGCCCGTTTCGACCACGACCGGCTCGTGGACTACCGGGCGCGCCGCCCGCTGCTGACGTTCAAGCGCGACCGCTGGACCGACTACGAGGAGCCCACGCTCGAGGTGCGGCTCGTCCAGGACGCCACGGGCGCGCCCTTCCTGCTGCTGTCGGGGCCCGAGCCGGACGTCGAGTGGGAGCGCTTCGCCGCCGCCGTCCAGCAGATCGTGGAGCGGCTCAGCGTCCGGCTGTCCGTGAACTTCCACGGCATCCCCATGGGCGTCCCGCACACCCGCCCCGTGGGCCTCACCCCGCACGGCAACCGCACCGACCTGGTGCCGGGCCACCGCAGCCCCTTCGACGAGGCGCAGGTCCCCGGCAGCGCCGAGTCCCTCGTCGAGTACCGCCTCATGGAGGCCGGACACGACGTCCTGGGCGTCGCAGCGCACGTCCCGCACTACATCGCCCGCTCCCCGTACCCGGACGCGGCGCTGACCGTCCTGGAGGGCATCACGGGTGCCACGGGTCTGGTGCTCCCCGCCATCGCGCACTCCCTGCGCACCGAGGCGCACCGCACCCAGACGGAGATCGACCGGCAGATCCAGGAGGGCGACGAGGAGCTCGTGGCCCTGGTCCAGGGTCTGGAGCACCAGTACGACGCCGCCGCGGGCGCCGAGACGCGGGGCAACATGCTCGCGGAGCCGGTGGACATCCCGTCGGCGGACGAGATCGGGTTGGAGTTCGAGCGCTTCCTGGCGGAGCGCGAGGGTGACGCGTAG
- a CDS encoding DUF6343 family protein, giving the protein MRTGSEPTTARSALRMRFWLSVWGLVWTIFGTAAFALVGRPGWAAACGVLWLIVTVDMTVILRHIHQGPHYQPGRDVPPYRPPEHRHP; this is encoded by the coding sequence ATGCGTACAGGCAGTGAACCGACGACGGCGCGCAGCGCCCTGCGCATGCGCTTCTGGCTGAGTGTCTGGGGACTGGTCTGGACGATCTTCGGTACGGCCGCGTTCGCGCTGGTCGGACGCCCCGGCTGGGCGGCCGCGTGCGGAGTGCTGTGGCTGATCGTCACCGTCGACATGACCGTGATCCTGCGCCACATCCATCAGGGACCGCACTACCAGCCGGGCCGCGACGTCCCGCCGTACCGGCCTCCGGAACACCGTCACCCGTAG
- a CDS encoding acyltransferase domain-containing protein encodes MHVDQGAAERGRRPDRREARVLLEALRADARLAEWLRDLESEGAPRLEAVLPDADELPDLLLDLTVAHEHINELVALRGRLVADPEAMTLLARCVGRFVRDMGEIGKGWEPPAFPESAGSLGRCFHLYVFVAALPYVRAYHRGRGIPDDVSRRTLADLGRHVSVHHRRLGTPGLLFPWWIALHFHGELFQLGRLQFQRSRLGRRTGRAVAAAGLDAGPGDACLSLHIPDFHGPLSPAACERSLALAREFFARHYPDERLEVAVCHSWLLDPQLGRYLPADSNIIRFQERFRIAYQETTPDDGVPVGFVFGDPELPTRALPRRSTVERAVGDHLRGGGHWYVGHGWFAL; translated from the coding sequence GTGCACGTTGACCAAGGGGCCGCCGAGAGAGGGCGGCGGCCGGACCGACGGGAGGCGCGGGTGCTGCTGGAGGCGCTGCGGGCGGACGCGAGGCTCGCCGAGTGGCTGAGGGACCTGGAGAGCGAGGGCGCTCCCCGGCTGGAGGCGGTGCTCCCGGACGCGGACGAGCTGCCGGACCTCCTGCTCGACCTGACCGTCGCCCACGAGCACATCAACGAACTCGTCGCGCTGCGCGGCCGGCTGGTGGCCGACCCGGAGGCGATGACGCTCCTCGCCCGGTGCGTCGGCCGCTTCGTCCGGGACATGGGGGAGATCGGCAAGGGGTGGGAGCCGCCCGCGTTCCCCGAGTCGGCGGGGTCGCTCGGGCGCTGTTTCCACCTGTACGTCTTCGTCGCGGCGCTCCCGTACGTCCGGGCCTACCACCGCGGGCGCGGCATCCCCGACGACGTGTCCCGGCGCACCCTGGCCGACCTCGGCCGGCATGTGTCCGTGCACCACAGACGGCTCGGGACGCCGGGGCTGCTGTTCCCCTGGTGGATCGCCCTGCACTTCCACGGTGAGCTGTTCCAGCTGGGCCGGCTGCAGTTCCAGCGGTCGCGGCTCGGCCGGCGCACGGGGCGGGCCGTCGCGGCGGCGGGCCTCGACGCCGGCCCCGGCGACGCGTGTCTGAGCCTGCACATACCCGACTTCCACGGGCCGCTGTCCCCCGCCGCCTGCGAGCGGTCGCTTGCGCTGGCACGGGAGTTTTTCGCCAGGCACTATCCCGACGAGCGCCTTGAAGTCGCCGTGTGCCACTCCTGGCTGCTCGATCCACAGCTCGGGCGGTACCTCCCGGCGGACTCGAACATCATCCGCTTCCAGGAACGCTTCCGGATCGCGTACCAGGAGACGACTCCGGACGACGGGGTGCCGGTCGGTTTCGTCTTCGGCGATCCGGAGCTGCCCACGCGCGCGCTGCCC